The sequence below is a genomic window from Anopheles cruzii chromosome 3, idAnoCruzAS_RS32_06, whole genome shotgun sequence.
TTCTTAGTAAGAAAACGTCGtctcttttgttttgttttaccacCCTTACCGGCTACTATACCCCAAAATAAACAGTTTTCCttccacgcacacgcacacacccatcGCGAAATCCTTGTTTCATCAAAACATTTCACCACTACAGTCAACGTCATGCTATGCGAAAAAGGATTCGGACCCACCCATCCGATGCATCGGAACAGGCTTCCCAGCAAAGTGAAAAACGGAAATCGTTGTCGTACCTGTACATTAATGTGGTCGATATGATGGTCGATATTGCCatggttggtttttcttccCGCCTGTCGCTTTCTCGGTGGGATAAACACGGGAAACTCGTTCTGGCCACCGCCTACTACTTCCGCAACCATATTGTGCTCACTCAAAGCGCTCGCTGATCACACTAGACACTGGATCATTATTAACCTTGTTTTTGCGGGAAGCCCTTTGTAGtgcaagacacacacacacgcgcgaaaaaaggaccttcCGGTGCCGTGAACGTTCGTCCAACGAATCACAAACGACAGACAGCGCAACGAGAGATTGGCGGCGGCTCAGTGGCGTACCATTGCTAGGGGTTTGAAAAAACATAATgatgttgatttgtttcaatCACATAATTTGGAAATAGGCACTTTTTTAAACCgtattcaaaattattataaaaatatattcgatggaaaatataaaatatttcTGAACGATTTGGCAACACTCCAAGCTTCCTGCGAAGCGGCTGAACTGTCAGAAAGCGTTTTGTTTACTGTCAGCGCAGCGATGTCGGGCTTATTAAgaaatgcattttaaattgtgcaaaatttcTTTCACCGATGGTGCAAACCGAAAACAATGTCTCGAAGGACGGAACGAATTGAAAAGAATGTTGAGCTAGCGTCGTTGGTAAAGGAACGTAAACAGTTGCGGATTGTCGAGTCCACGCTTCAGTCAATGTtggaaaaaatcaaccaacaaCTAAACCAGTTGCTAGTACGTGTATTGCGAAATTTACCAAGTTGATTGGCTTAATACAATGGTTTCTTTCTTGCTGGATAGGTAGAAGAACTGCAGCTCAAATCTCGGGATGCACAGCTGACCATGAGCGCCGAGAATCGGAAGCCGTCGGACCCGCAAGCCGGTTGCTCCAGCTCAAACCCCACCGATGTCAACAAGCAGGTGCTGAACCTGGGAGTTGAGAAAATGATATGCTTTGAACTGCTCGAAGAATCTGAGGAGGACGAGCTTTAGGCTGGGACAACCGACGAAACACCACTCAACATCGTTATGAAGAAGATACCAAAAGTTACAAGAAAGACACCGGGTACCGATTAGCTTTCAGTTGCACTAAATAAACTCGTTTACTTAACAAATAGACCACACTTTTTTCGCATTCCGTTTTCACAGTGGCATCACGGTTCTCACGGTTTTTGCTCCGTCGGCCCCGTCCCGGTATCAAGTTTTTCCCCTTCTGGCGGCTTGGATGGCTTCAGCTCCTGATCTATTCGTTCTTTCGCTCGAAACACTTTCGATTGCAGGTAAAACGAGCCCCCCCTCGACTTTTCGTTCACCGTAAACAAGTGGTCAAACTGTTTCTGCACCTCCTCCGGTTCGAGTTTCGTCACGTTCAGTATTTCCTGCGCTTCTTCCAGCGTCATTCCTGCGAACGTGGGGTGGAAAGTTTGAGTGGTTCCAAACAACGCCCATCACCCGAGCCCGGTCGTTTACCTGTCCTGAGGTTCGCGGCGGCACGATTAgctcctttttggccaccaccggctcgCTTGGCCGCTTCCTGTGATGCCGCTATCTCTTGCTTGAGTGCTCGTGTGAAGGCTTTGCCGATGATCTGACCACCGAGGACGATAATCTGTGCGATGTACTTAGCCATGATGGAAATGAAGTTCGACCGGGTAAAATCACTTTAATGAATCGAACGACCAGCGTATTAAACGGTTCTATCGAACATATTTCATCATGCCACAGCAGGAGCCGGTTTCTCGACCAATATCGAAACAAATTTCGTTACACAACAAGCACACAAAGTTCGCGCATGGACGACCCAATGTTGACATTTCTCTTTGACAGTAGAACTGTCAAATATACCGAGCTAAAAACACTTAATTTTTAGTACAAGCTTCAAAAGCCTCCTGTATTGAATTTAGGCCGTTAGTTCGACGATCCTCAGAATAGTAACCAAAACCCAACGATAACGATTGCAATCAAAATGGAAGCTTCAGCATTTATAAACACAATTCATAAACTTATGTTAACTCATaaacaaaatgataaaaatcatattttacgaaataaatatatttgattggtttatttttacataaataaaatcagGTTCGttacacaataaaaacatgtttacTAAATTTCATCGACATctaaaaacaattaaaaaccgAATTCCGAATAAAAAAttgcgtcatcgtcgtcacatCAGTTTGCTTTCCGTATCTCGTTCGTTCGAATTGCTAGATTTGCCTACCTATTTGATGCCTATTTCCTTTGTGAATGCCGATTTCCATTCAACAGCATTGATCACGAGCAGAGCGGCCCCCTGGGGctttaatttcttttctttttgattTTTCAACAATCACTTTTTGGCAGCACGGATGTGGAACACTCGCTTAATTAGTAGCTAAAaatttaacacacaaaacacggTTCCTAAGAAGGGCCTTTTTATACAAGTTCTCTACGAATTGGCCTATAAGCTGCACGACGCACGTACTAAATGCTGTGAGGTGCCACGGTCCCGCCGACGGTTAGCAAAAGCCAGGGTTCGTGTGCTCGATGATGCATCGTTTGCAGTACTTCTTGACCGCCCGGTAGCCCTCGACCGATATCTGGCAGTCCTGGATGTTAAGCTGCTGCAGCCCCCGGCAGTAGTAGGCGATGCACTGTATCCCCCGATCGGTGATCATATCACAGTTCCGGAGGCTTAGCTTCTTCAGATTGGGGCAACTTTCGGCCAGGGCGCGCAGTCCCGCATCGCTGACATCGCACTTGCCGATATCGAGCGCCCGCAGCCGAGGACAGGACCGGGCCAGCACGTTGATCGAATCGTCACTGACCGCTTCACAGCCGCGTGCATTCAGATAGCGGAGCTTGTAGCACCGTCGGGCGATCACCTTCAGGCCCGCGTCGGACACCTGATCACACTTGGCCACCGACAGGTAGCGCAGGGTAGCACCAAGCTTCGCCAGCTCATACAGTCCAAAGTCCGTCACGCTCGTGCAGTCCGACACGCTCAGTTCCCGTAGGGCGATGCAAAAGTTGGGTATAAACTTCAGACCAGCATCTGCGGAAGAGAAGATAACTGCGTAACTCCGGGAGTCCGGTGGTGGGGGGCTTAGAGTGAGCACCGATCGTACCTGTCACCTGTATACACCGTCGTAGGTACAGGTACACCAGCAGCGGACAGTTCCGGGCGATGACTTTGATGCCCGCGTCACAAATCGAGGCACAATCGGTAAGGTCTAGGTattgcagcagcaaccgtcgcGGTGGCTCCAGCCCCGGGTTAATGTTGATGCACGTAATTTGGGCACAACCTGTAACGAAACGCTGCCGTTATGCTGTCGTGATCGTGATTTTTGAGCCACTGGAGGCCACACACGTACCCGTTATGTCTAGATGCTGTAGATTTGTACACTTGGTCACCAGATCCGATAGTGCCTGGTTGGTGATGGTAACGCTGTTCTGTATCTGCAGGTGCGTAATCTCCGGACACCGTCGGGACAGTAGCTGCAGCCCCTTGTCCGTTAGCCGGCACCCGTCGGCCAGCAGGACCCGCTCGACACCGGGACAGGCGCCGTTACGCGTTTGGCCACACAGTCGCCGGAGGATGGTTTTGATCGCACGATCGCCACTGTTTTCTTCGCCTGCAAAAGGTCAGCGCAA
It includes:
- the LOC128275002 gene encoding uncharacterized protein LOC128275002, encoding MSRRTERIEKNVELASLVKERKQLRIVESTLQSMLEKINQQLNQLLVEELQLKSRDAQLTMSAENRKPSDPQAGCSSSNPTDVNKQVLNLGVEKMICFELLEESEEDEL
- the LOC128272375 gene encoding mitochondrial import inner membrane translocase subunit Tim16 — translated: MAKYIAQIIVLGGQIIGKAFTRALKQEIAASQEAAKRAGGGQKGANRAAANLRTGMTLEEAQEILNVTKLEPEEVQKQFDHLFTVNEKSRGGSFYLQSKVFRAKERIDQELKPSKPPEGEKLDTGTGPTEQKP